One region of Dokdonia sp. 4H-3-7-5 genomic DNA includes:
- the mce gene encoding methylmalonyl-CoA epimerase — protein MKKIEHIGIAVKDLEAGNDLYEKLLGVAHYKIEEVASEGVRTSFFQSGPNKIELLEATTEDGPIAKFLEKKGEGIHHIAFAVDNIVEEMERLKKEGFILLNEKPKKGADNKLVAFVHPKTAGGVLVELCQEIDNL, from the coding sequence ATGAAAAAAATAGAACATATAGGAATCGCAGTTAAGGATCTCGAGGCGGGAAATGATTTATACGAGAAGTTATTGGGTGTAGCTCATTATAAAATAGAAGAAGTAGCCTCAGAAGGAGTGCGTACATCCTTTTTTCAATCTGGGCCTAATAAAATAGAGCTTCTAGAGGCAACAACAGAAGATGGGCCTATTGCTAAATTTTTAGAAAAGAAAGGAGAAGGAATACATCACATAGCCTTTGCAGTAGATAATATAGTAGAAGAAATGGAGCGATTAAAAAAAGAAGGTTTTATTTTATTAAATGAAAAACCAAAGAAAGGGGCTGATAATAAGCTGGTTGCATTTGTGCACCCTAAGACTGCTGGAGGTGTTCTAGTAGAATTATGTCAAGAAATTGATAATTTGTAA
- a CDS encoding riboflavin synthase: MFTGIIEDLATVVSIEKDQENIHYKIKSSITSQLKIDQSVAHNGVCLTVVAIEDDIYKVTAIQETLDKTNLNSLATNDTVNLERAMQLGARLDGHIVQGHVDQVGTCTNIEEEDGSWRFTFKYDTSLGNVTIEKGSITVNGTSLTVVDSTEGGFSVAIIPYTYENTVFKDFKIGMEVNLEFDVIGKYVKRLTQGY; this comes from the coding sequence ATGTTTACAGGTATTATTGAAGATCTTGCTACTGTAGTTTCAATAGAAAAAGATCAGGAAAACATACACTACAAGATAAAAAGCAGCATCACTAGCCAACTCAAAATTGACCAAAGTGTTGCTCACAATGGTGTTTGCCTAACTGTAGTGGCTATAGAAGATGACATCTACAAAGTTACAGCTATACAAGAAACTCTTGATAAGACAAATTTAAACAGCCTCGCTACTAACGACACTGTAAATCTAGAGCGCGCTATGCAGTTAGGCGCCCGTCTTGACGGACATATTGTGCAGGGTCATGTAGACCAAGTGGGAACATGTACTAACATTGAGGAAGAGGATGGAAGCTGGAGATTTACTTTTAAATATGATACTTCATTAGGAAATGTTACTATTGAAAAGGGATCTATCACTGTAAATGGGACAAGCTTAACCGTAGTAGACTCTACAGAAGGAGGGTTTAGTGTAGCTATTATTCCTTACACATATGAGAACACCGTATTTAAAGACTTTAAAATAGGCATGGAGGTAAACTTAGAGTTTGATGTAATAGGGAAATATGTAAAACGTCTTACGCAGGGCTATTAG